The window GGCTAAAATCAGTGAAGGGGTTTTCCGTTTTCTGTGTCCCTTGTGCAACGAGTTTCAGACCGCTGTTAATCCCAGAACGAACTTGAGCCGGTGCTTTCGATGCGAAAAGAATTTTAACACCATCGATATGGTAATGGTCTGGCGCAACACCGATTTTGTCAGCAGCGTAAAATATCTGCAGGCGATTTTAAACGTAAGGGAATCCGGTCATGGCACCTGATCATCTATTGCCGAAAATTTGTCAGCGGTATCTGGATTATTATGGACACCAAGTCCGTAGTCAGGAAAGTGTTATGGGAATGCAGCGGATATTGACAAGTCTGGATATCTATCTGCAAAAATCAGGCGTCCCCCTGGATAAGATATCCATCCAAAAGGTTGATCAATTTTTAGCCCTGTACAATGCCAATTATTCCATAGGAACCGCTAAGTCGAACCGGTCACATCTGAGGCTGTTTTTGAGATATCTTTATCTGAACCAATATATCAAAAAAGATCTCGCTCCTTTGATAGTTAGCCCTCCAGAGTTCGGACAACTAAAACCAATCAAATTTTTACGCGCTCATGAAGTTCAAAAATTGTTTGACAGCCTGGATCTATCAACAGCAAAAGATCTTCGCACGAATGCCGCCATACACCTGGCGTATTACCTGGGATTGAGACCCAAAGAAATCAGGTTGCTAACCCTGGATGACATTTCATTTAGGCAGAAAGAGATTTTTATCCGTTCAAGAAAAAATTGCAATCCTGCCCATCTTCCCCTTCCCGACAACATCATCAAAGCGATTACTGCATATATTGTAGGCGGGAGACCTGAAACTCAATCCCGAGTTCTATTTTTACAGTTGATACCACCTTATAAACCGGCCAACAGGAGCGATATCCCCCGAGATATAAAAAAATGCATGACGAAAAGTAATCTTGCATCAAGCACATACTGGCTGCGGCATTCATTTGCCCAGAACATGTTGGAGGCCGGTATGCCCATCTATGAAATTAAAGAAATGATGGGGCATAAAAGCCTCGATTCGACCAAAAAGTATCTGAGCATTCATATCGGCCTGATGCGGGAGATCATCCTTGATGAAACGTTTTAAAAGCTTTTTGGCAGAACAAATGGAAGAGTTTATTGAATATCGTTTTCAACTGGGGTACTCAAACACCTCAATGATGTACTGTCTTAAGGTGCTTGATCGATATGTGTCTGAAAAACAAGTGACTTGGGCATCCTTTGATCCGCTGTTTTTTATCCGGTTCAGAGCAAATCTTGATCTTGAACCCCGGTCCATAAATATGATTTTCAGAATGATCAAAATTTTTTTCAATTATCTTATACGCAAAGATGTGATCCTGGAAAATCCGTTACAGGAAATCACTGAGCTACAGGAAAATCTCGTTATTCCTTTTATATTTTCTCCGGAAGAAACAGATCGTTTTCTCAAAGCTGTAATCAAGTCGATGCGAACAAGCCAGAGATTCTATGTGTCAGATTTCAGTGCTTATATTGCCTTTTTGTTGATGGCCCGGTGCGGACTGAGAACATCGGAGACACTTAATTTATTGAAAACCCATTACAGGCCCGAAGAAAGAACAATCTATATTGAAAAGACAAAATTTAGAAAAGATCGATTGATCCCTATACCCAAAGCAGTAGCCCATGAAATAAACAACCTGCTAAAAGTGCGTCGGTTATTCCCCGATGAGGATGACAGTCCTTTTTTACTGGTAAAGGTGAAAGGCAATAAACTGGTCCGTATGTTTATAAATCGCAGATTTAAACAGGCGCTCACATATATTAATCTTGAACAGCCCCGGAAAATAATCGGTACTACAAACTTCAGCCAGCCTTCACATCATTCCTTGCGGCATTCGTTTGCTGTGAACACACTAAAACGAATTAAACAGCAAGGAAAATCCTGTCAAAATGCCCTGCCTGTACTGGCAGCTTACATGGGGCACAGCAAGTACAAATACACTACCTATTATTTGAAGGTACTGGATGCTGAGCACCGTCGGCAACTGTTTAATTTTTCGATATCAAAAAGCGAGGACGCATGAGATTGACAAGTTGCCTGCACCAGTATTTTTATGAATACTTGCCCTCGATAAAAGGGACGAGTGAACAAAGTGTCCAAGCTTACCGGCAAAGCCTGTCTTTGTTCCTGCATTTCCTGGCGAATCATCACTCAATAAAAATTAAGTCGTTGACAATAGAACACTTAACGGTGGATGCCGTGCTTGCCTTTCTACAGCATCTGGAAAAAAATAGAAAAAATAGCGTGCAGACTCGAAATCAGCGCCTGGCCGTGATCAAGTCTTTGGCCAAGATGATCCGCTTCATGCATCCGGACAAAAAACGAATCGCCGAAGGCCTCCTGAACATCCCTCAAAAAAGATCTCAAAAAAAGGTGATGGGATTTTTATATCCTGAAGAAATCATGAAAGTCTTCAGTGCCGTGGACCTGAAAAAGAAAGAAGGCATGAGGGATTTTACCATTCTACATTTGCTTTATGACTCCGGTGCCCGGGCCAGTGAGATTGCCACATTGGAATTTGATTATTTTGATCCCGAAAACGAGACCATTGCAGTCCTGGGAAAGGGAAATCGATACCGCTTGATTAATCTATGCTCCAGAACAGCCTCGTTGATCTCGGATTATATCACCAATCATAGGGTAGATCCCATCCCTTTGTTTGCCCATAGGCTTTTTATCAACCAACGGAAGCGGGAAATGACCCGGCACGGCATCAACAAAATTTGCAGGAAATATTTGACTGCAGTATTGCCGGCAAAAAGGCTGAAAGGACTGAGTCCGGCTCACTGCTTCAGGCATTCGTGTGCGGTCAATATGGTCACCTTAGGTGCTCCGGTATCGGATATCAAAAATCGTCTTGGTCATCAAAGTATTGAATCAACAATGACCTATCTGCAGCTGGATCTGTCAAAAAAACGGGAAGTCCAAAATACGCTCATGGAATACATGCAATCGAAAATAACTCATGACAAAAAAATTGATGAGTTAATCGACTGGGAAAATAGTGCTGAAATCCTCGCCTGGCTTGACAGTTTATAAATCACTGAAGCAGCTTTTGCTATCCTTGGAGGGGTATGTAGTAAAACAAAAAATTATGTTGCCACTGATTTTTAAAATTTTCAAAATTGTTTTTAACGTGTTGAATTTTAATATAATATTGATTTGCAAGGCGTTTGATAGAAATAGCTTTTAAATTCAGTGCGTTAGGCCCGCTCGCAACATAATGGTATCAAAGAAGACCGACCCTGATTCCCAGACAGGCAAGAATAACAAAAGTAGTCAACGCCTTTATTACCAATGGTCTTGGTCTCAAATAATAGACACATTGTAGGGTTTTCGATTCTTCAAAATTTCTAAAAATTGGTGAGTTTAACGCCGGAATCAGAGGCGCGATTTTTTGCGTCCCTTGAATTCTTTTTTTATCGACCATTATATTTTTACTTTGTTGTAGATTGCTTGACCGCAAGATAATATAAAATTACAAGCGGTTTCAATTTCGGTTTTGTCAATCACATATTTTTGTCCAGTAGCTATATCAATATCTGCCTCATGCACAATTTGATTTCTTCTCGCAACAATTGTTTTTAAAGTGGTTTTTGCTGTATGCTGATCCACGCCCATATGGGCTGCGATATTTTGCCACTTGTGTGATTCTTTCCATATAAAGCTCAACCCATCTGCTACTTTATCCGGGTCTTGAAAAGATAAAAAACTTAATTTTCTGACCACTTCATTTTCAAAATAATATTCTCCAGGAGGAATGGTTGCACTGGCTATTTTGTTATGTTTTTCAAGTGAAATTCCTTCACTTAAATATTTAGGTGTTGCTGGCCTATTATTGGTAAAAATTTCTACCATTCCAATTTTAACGAGGTCATGAATTAGTTTGTCAAATGCACTAATTGAATACACTAAATGTGCTCTTAACAGGTCATCAAAAACCATTCCAGGCAGATTTGAAGACGAAAACTCAAATAATGCTAATAGTTGAGAAGATTCCTCTATGTTTTTTTCGAAAAGTTGCAGAGAATTATGCATCTTTTAAGATCTTTTTGACCTGTTCAGCAAGCTCGCTAAACAATGCATTAAATGCTTCTCGCCGTTCCTGCAATTGTGCAAGAACTGGTCCTGTTGCATCTAATTCTGCGTCGGTTAATTCATATACCGGGACACCAGCCTCATATGATTTGGGTAATAGACTTTGGAAGTCGCTAATTTCCTGCATGCAGAATCCATTTTCATTTTTAATATTGGCACTTTCATATTTTTCTATAGGTAGTACCATAGATGCGTTATTTAGAGCAGGGAATAGCCGATCTTTTGTTATCGCTTTAATTTCTTCAATATTGTTTCTGTATGGAGCTGCAGCCTTTCCTCTACGAATATTAAACCGTTGTATAATTGTTCCCAGAAAATATGGTGTACTTTCAGGGATAGGATATGCGGCTTCTTTGAAGGCTTCCAGAGTTGATGTCTTCCAATCAAACCATTTAGGAAGAATATTTTTTAAAGTGTTTAGTGCCATGATAGAAAATGGATCAGGATTTGTAGGGACAATAAATCCATTTGATATTATGAAAAAGTTCTGATTTATAGCGCTCAGACTAGGATTTAAGTCTATTAGTGTAAAATCAATATTATATTTTTCTTCGGTCAATCTTAGAAGTTCAGCGAAAGCACCTGGTAAATTTTGGAGGGTTGCAAGCGATCTGCTTGATGTTAGCGCAAAGGTTAATGAAGATTCATACTCTGAAAGATTCGCATGCCCAGCTAATAAAAACAAATTAGGAGCTCTTTCTATAGACTGGCAGGATATTTCTTTGATCGGTACAGGTTTCCCTTCAAATGCCACCTTTACCCCGTCTTTAATGTTTTGTTCTTTTGTCTCTTCATCTATGTAATATTTCTCAAAATTCTCTCCCAAGATGAGACTTGATAAATTGCATTGGGGATCGGCATCTACCACAAGTACCCTGTTATTTTTGGATAATATCCACCCAAGATTATAAACACTTGTAGTTTTACTAACGCCACCTTTATGGTTAAAAAATACAATTCTTTTAGTCATTTACATCTCCTTTTGAGGTGGACAACAAGTTATTCTGTACTTTTTTCTGCTAAAGCCCTAGTTTGTAATGTTATCCCGTTAGAAAATAGAAACAGGATAATTTTTCAATAGCAGCCAAGCAAACAGATGTAAATAGAAAGATCGAATGAATCCCATTGAGAAAAACAAGACCGAGCATTTATGGTGTTATGTGTCGTCAACAGGCCTGTCAATAAAGGCATTAACTTCTTTTTCCAGTGCTCAGGCCACTCACGATCTGGAGGGTGAGATTTAGTGTTGGAAATGCTCTGGAGTAACATGGAAAGTCTGTGCCAGGATTCTGTCTAAAAGGTGGTGCGGGCAGATAAGTAGTCCTCATCTAACGTTTCCAAATAAACAATTTGCCATCATCGCTCAACAGATTCAGAAGGGTGCTGGGAAAGGGTGAGGTTCAGGGTATCGTAAACATTCCGGTCCACATCGGCCAAGGTGATATTTGCTTTAAAAAGGCTTTTTGAGCATGAATTGTCATCGGTTTTATCCGTGGACATGCCCTTTTCCAAGCTTCCTTCTTTCCGGGCTTTCCGGAACCTCCGGGAAGTTTGATCTAAGATATCGTATCCGATCCGCTCAAGGAGTGTATCAGAAATCACCGGTTAGGGGATTTTTTTGGTGGTTAGGTGGATTTGATTCCCCATCAGTTATATATTGCCGATGAGGTGTCTGGTCGGTATTTTCCGAGGGTTACCCATTCCAAGGACTTTTATCAGGAGCTGGCCAGGTACGTACCTGATTGGGAGGTACTTGAGGAACGGCTTGGGGATATGAAACTGTAAGGGAGAAAACGATGACAGAGACAATAACATTTAGACCAAAACTTCGTTCTGCTGTAAAAAGTGTGATTTTTCATTTTTGCCTGCTGGGAACACTGCTTTATTGCTGGAACAGCATGGACAGTGTTTGGAGAATGATATTTCTGATAATAGCCATTATCCCGACATTATTTATTATTGGGTATTTGAAGCCCATAATTTTTGTACAAAATGTCATCATTGGGAAAGACAAGACAATTACAATTCGTCACTGGTTTGGAAAAGGACATACTGAGAAAATTGGCAAGGCCTTGTATGAAGTTGTTAAAATTAACGAGGATGATATACGAAGTTATAGGTTCCATATCCAAGGCAGGCGGTTTCAAGTCTCTCCTTGTGTATATGAGCGCGAAGATGACTTGTCCGAAATACTGAAACCCTTTGCTCGAAGAAAAAATATCAGTATTAAGCCAGCTATTGTCGGGCGGAAGTAATAAAGCTTTATCGTTCAGGCACTAATTAGCACCCTATAAAAATCATAACAAAACATGAAAGAAACCAGCCTATTGCGCTATTCTTTCATATAACAGCCATAAGGGAGTTTTATCCATGCCTATTTTTGAATATACGTGTAAACAATGCGGGAAAGAGTTTGAAAGAGTTGTTTTTTCAGGTGAAGAAGAGAAAATCACTTGTCCTGAATGCAAAAGCAAGGATGTAAAGAAAAATATGAGCGCATCCACTTTTATGGGCAACAGTATCGGCTCTTGTGCAACGTCTTTTCCCAAAGGACCGTCATGAGCACAGTGAATGAATCTTCAGTTTGAAGATTAAATTTTTGTCACTGCCGCTTAAAGCTTTGAGTGACATTGAACCGGGTCTGGCATTCCCCGATAAATTCTAGTATATTATCCCACTTGTCGAAATGGTCCCTGTGGACCTTAATGTAAAAAGGATGGAAGATGATTGACAAAGAACGTCTGGGGAACCGGTTTGCAGACCTTGCCCGCATTGATTCCGAATCCGGTAACGAGGCCCAGATCGCAAAGGTGCTTGAAACGCAATTGACAGACCTTGGGGCAGCCGTTGTTTTTGATGATGCGGGCAGCAAGGTCAACGGAGACTGTGGCAACCTTGTGGCCACATTTAAGGGAAATGCGGATGTTGACCCGGTGATGCTCTCCGGACATATGGACACGGTTGTTCCGGGCAAAGGGGTTAAGGTCATATTTGAGGACGGGGTTTTCAGAAGTGACGGCACAACGATCCTGGGTTCCGATGATAAGTCGGCTCTGGCCATCATCCTCGAGGTGATGCAGGTTGTCAAAGATAATAACCTGCCGTGCCCCCCTGTGGAGGTGGTCATGACGGTGGGTGAAGAGCAGGGGCTTTTGGGGGCCAAAAACCTTGACTGCACCATGCTCAAATCAAAATTCGGATACATTCTGGACGCCGTGGATACCGAGGGGATTGTGAACCGGGCACCTGCGGCCAACAAGATCAGTGCAAAAATATACGGCCGGGCCGCCCATGCCGGTGGTTCTCCGGAAAACGGCATCTCTGCCATTTATGCGGCCTCCTGCGCCATTGCCAAGCTTGAACTGGGCCGCATTGACGAGGAGACCACCTGCAACCTCGGGCTTATTTCCGGCGGGGCGGCCACCAATATCGTGCCCGAATATGTGGAGATTCACGGCGAAGCCCGATCCCATGATCCCGCCAAACTTGATGCAATCACCCGTACCATTGTCTTGACCTTTGAAAATACCATGGCGCAGCTGCAGGCCGAGGGCGAGACCCTTCCCCGGGTGGAAATGATTGTGGAAAATGACTTTCCCCATACCAGCATCCCCGATGATCATGTGGTAATAAAACTTGCCCAGAAAGCCGCCGCCAACCTGGGCCGGGATCTGGCCTGTAAAACAAGCGGGGGGGCTGCCGATGCCAATGTATTTTTCGGCAAAGGCATTGCCGCAGGCGTTATCGGCACGGGCATGACGGATGTGCACACCCTTCAGGAGTCCATTGCCCTTAAAGATATGGTCAGTTGTGCAGAACTGGTCCTTGAAATTCTTCAAATCCATGCAACAGGAAAGGCGACGGTATGATTCTTTATCTTGATATGATGGCCGGCATTGCCGGGGATATGTTTTTAGGGGCACTGGTGGATCTCGGCGTGCCTGTGGAATGGCTCAAAGGAAAACTGTCAGGTATCCTGCACGGATTTGACCTGCGGACTGAAATTGTATTCCGGCACCACCTGCGGGCTGTCAATCTTTTTGTTGATGTCACCGATGATGTCACCCATCGCCATTATACCCACATCCGGCACATGATCGAATCTGCGGATCTGCCTGAAAAGGTCCGGGACAATGCCCTGGAAGCCTTCAGGCACATCGCCCAGGCCGAAGCCCATATCCATGGAAAAGACATTGAAACCGTTCATTTCCATGAGATTGGCGGCGTGGACAGCCTGGTGGATATCATTGGCAGCTTTCTGGCCCTGGATTACCTGGGGGTGGACCAGGTGGCGGCAACGCCGATACCCCTGGGGTCGGGAACCATTAAATGCGCCCACGGCACTATCCCTGTGCCGGTTCCGGCCACCGTGGCCATACTGAAGGGCCTTGAAGTAACGGGGTCTGATGCCAAAACCGAAATTGTTACGCCCACGGGTGCCTCCCTTGTGGCAACGCTGAAGCCCCGGTTCGGGGGCATGCCGGACATGCAGATTGAAAAGGTGGGGTACGGGGCCGGCAAACGGGACACCGGCGCCTCGGCCCCCAATCTTCTGCGTCTGGTTCTGGGCTCTCCTGCTGCAGCAAAAGATTGCGGGGACAACATCCTGTCGGACCAGGTTGCTGTACTCTATACCAATGTGGATGACATGAGTCCGGAAAGTCTTGGCTTTGCCATGGACCGTCTCATGGACAAAGGTGCTTTGGATGTCAGCTTTACACCTGCATTCATGAAAAAGAACAGACCCGCCACCCGCATTGAGGTCATTTGCCGCAAGGAGCAGCTTAAAGACCTTGCGAATGTCCTGCTGGCCGAGACCACAAGCATCGGGGTGCGATACCACCTGTGCGACCGGATGATTCTAAAGCGCGAACCTGTGGCGGTCGAGACGCGTCTTGGCCGGGTGACCGCTAAAAAGATCACATCCCCCAACGGTGAGATTCGGATCAGGCCGGAATACGATGAGTGCAAACGCATTGCCCGGGAACAAAATTTGCCCTTTTATCAGGTATATGAGCAGATTCTGGCCGAATCAAATCCCCTTGACAGGTAAACAGGCCGGTTATAAAAGAGCTGAAAGAAACCATTTGATGAGGGAAAAAATTATACTTTTCATTGCCACAGGCTTTGGCCTGGGACGGGTACCTTTTGCCCCCGGGACATTTGGCACCCTTGCGGGGCTGCCGTTGATCGGCACCATGGCCTGGCTTGCAACGGCGAGTATCCCTGGTGCTGTCGGGCTGTTTCTTGTGGGCGTGGTGCTCTTTTCCATCTGGATTTCCCAGGAGGCTGAAATCCTGATTGGCGGCAAAGACCCGGGAAGTGTGGTGATAGATGAGATGGCAGGGTATTGCGTGACCATGACCCTGGTGCCTGTGACCATGTTTACTTTGGCCGCAGGCTTTATTGTCTTCAGATGTTTTGATATATTAAAGCCTTTTCCGATCCGCTGGTTTGAAGAAAACTTTTCCGGCGGTGCAGGTATTGTGCTGGATGATTTAACGGCAGGGGTGCTGGCTGCTTTCCTGCTCAAAGCTATCTACCTTATGGTGTGACTTAGGAGGAAGACGCGATGGAGAAAAACAAGGAAAAGGAAAAAGCTGTCCAGACCGCCATGAATCAGATCGAGCGCCAGTTTGGTAAAGGCTCGATCATGAAGCTGGGCGGCCGGGAGATTGAAGCCGTACCCGTGATCCGGTCCGGTTCCCTTGCCCTGGACAAGGCCCTGGGCGTGGGCGGATACCCCCGGGGGCGTGTCATTGAGATTTACGGTCCGGAATCTTCGGGCAAAACAACACTTGCACTTCATGCCGTGGCCCAGGCCCAGAAAAAAGGCGGAATTGCGGCATTCATTGATGCCGAGCACGCCCTGGACGTGGCCTATGCCAGGCGGTTGGGCGTTGATTGTGACGAGCTTCTGGTTTCCCAGCCCGACACCGGAGAACAGGCCCTTGAAATTGCCGACATGCTGGTGCGCAGCGGCGGCATTGACATCATGATCGTGGACTCGGTGGCCGCACTGGTGCCAAGATCTGAAATCGAAGGCGAGATGGGGGATTCCCATATGGGACTGCAGGCCAGACTCATGTCCCAGGCCCTTCGTAAATTGACCGGAACAATAGGGAAAACCGCCACCACCCTGATTTTTATCAACCAGATCCGTATGAAAATAGGCGTGGTCTACGGCAACCCGGAAACCACCACCGGCGGCAATGCTTTGAAATTTTATGCCTCCATGCGCCTTGAAATCAGAAAGTCTGCATCCATTAAAAACGGCGAAGATGTCATCGGGTCCAGAACCAAGGTCAAGGTGGTAAAAAATAAACTGGCCCCCCCGTTTAAAAGCGTTGAATTCGACCTGATGTACGGGGACGGCATTTCCAGGACCGGCGACCTTCTGGATATGGGGGTTGAGCTGGAAATTGTGAACAAGAGCGGGTCCTGGTACTCGTTTGACGGAGAGCGCATCGGCCAGGGCCGGGAAAATGTAAAGGCCTTTTTAGTTGATAATCCCGATATCTTTGATGCCATTGAACTTAAGGTGAGAACCGAACTTGGAATCGCCGGGCCGGATGCCCCTAAAGCTGCAGCCGTCACCGGAAAGGACAGTCTGCCGGAAACCTAACCGGTAAGTTGAGCAGGAGCCAATATTATTATGACAGGTAATGAAGCCAGGAAACTTTTCCTCGAATATTTTAAAAAACATAACCATCGCCATGTGCGCTCGTCATCCCTGGTCCCCCAGGATGATCCCACCCTGCTGTTTGTCAACGCCGGTATGGTGCAGTTCAAGCGTGTTTTTACAGGTGATGAAAAACGCGATTATTCAACTGCCGCTACTGCCCAGAAATGTGTACGGGCCGGGGGCAAGCACAACGACCTTGAGAATGTGGGATATACGGCACGCCACCACACCTTTTTTGAGATGCTGGGCAATTTTTCTTTTGGCGAATATTTCAAGGAAAAGGCCATTGCCTTTGCCTGGGACCTGCTCACCAACGGGTACGGGTTTGATGCCGATAAACTCCATGTGTCCATATATAAAGATGATGACGAAGCCTTTGAGATCTGGAACAAGCAGGTGGGGGTGCCCGCCGAAAAGATCTCCCGGTTGGGTGAAGAGGATAATTTCTGGGCCATGGGTGACACAGGGCCCTGCGGTCCCTGTTCCGAGATCCACATTGACCGCGGAAAAGCCTTTGGGTGTGATGATCCCAACTGTGCCGTGGGCTGTGACTGCGACCGGTGGCTGGAGTTGTGGAATCTGGTCTTCATGCAGTTTGAAAGAAGTGAAGACGGAACCCTGAAGCCGTTGCCCAAACCCAGTATTGACACGGGTATGGGCCTTGAGCGCATCATTTCAGTCCTTCAGAACGTGCCCACCAACTTTGATACCGACCTTTTTGTTCCCATCATGGAGCGGGTAGGGGAGCTGGCCGGTAAAAAACGCGGGGAATCAAAGCAAGTGGAAGTGGCCATGAAGGTCATTGCCGATCACTCAAGGGCGTCTGCCTTTTTGATCTGTGACGGGGTGCTGCCCTCCAACGAGGGGCGCGGTTATGTGCTCCGCCGGATCATGCGCCGGGCCATCCGGTACGGCCGCAGCATCGGGCTGACAGAGCCCTTTTTGCACAAAACCGTTCAGATCGTGTTTACCATTATGGATGAAGCCTATCCGGAACTCAAAGAGTCTGCCGCCTTTATCCTCAACGTGGTAAAAAATGAAGAGGAAAAATTCCTTGAAACCCTTGAAACCGGTATGAAACTTTTGGAAGCAACCATTGAGGAGCTTCAAGGGAAAAAGGAACAAATCATCCCGGGAGAGGTGATCTTCAAGCTTTACGACACCTTTGGATTTCCAGTGGATATTATCCAGGATCATGTCAAAGAGATGTCACTTGACCTTGATCTGGCCGGGTTCGACGCCGCCATGGCTGAACAGAAAGCAAGATCCAAATCCAAGAAAAAGTTTGCAGGTGTGGGTGAAGCTTATAAACCGTTGACTTCTGCAGGCGTAAAAACCGTATTCAAAGGCTATGATGCCATTGAAATGCAAAGTGATCTGCTCATGGTGGTTAAGGATGATGCTGAGGTTGAAACGGCCGGTGCAGGGGACGAAGTTGAACTGGTAACCCCGGAAACCGTATTTTATGCCGAATCCGGAGGCCAGGCCGGAGACATGGGTCTGTTTGAAAATGGTTCCTGCACAATTGAGATCACAGAGACGGTCAAGGATCCTTCCGGTCTTTTCATCCACAAGGGTACGGTTATCAAAGGATCCTGCAAAAAAGGCGATTCATTTACCCTCAGGGTGGATGCAGGGTTGCGCCGGGCCACGGCTGCCAACCATTCTGCCACCCATATTCTGCATTCAGCCCTGCGCAAGGTTTTGGGCGACCATGTCAAGCAGTCCGGCTCTCTGGTAACACCGGACAGGCTGAGGTTCGACTTTACCCATTTCAGCGCAGTGACTCCCGAAGAGCTTGAGGCCATTGAAACCCAAGTCAACACCCATATCATTGAAAACCATGCGGTCACCACAAAGCAGATGGGCATGGAGGAAGCGGTCCGCTCCGGTGCCACGGCCCTGTTTGAAGAAAAATACGGGGATGTGGTCCGGGTGGTTACCCAGGGAGATTTCTCCCAGGAGTTGTGCGGCGGCACACATACCCGTGCCACCGGAGACATCGGGTTGTTCCGCATTCTGTCCGAGACAGGGATTGCCTCAGGGGTGCGTCGTATTGAAGCGGTGACGGGGCTTGCTGCCCTTGCAGCCGTCCAT is drawn from uncultured Desulfobacter sp. and contains these coding sequences:
- a CDS encoding CHC2 zinc finger domain-containing protein — protein: MGKRFSSMELYKLRNSIPIHVLIETQLGIPAKISEGVFRFLCPLCNEFQTAVNPRTNLSRCFRCEKNFNTIDMVMVWRNTDFVSSVKYLQAILNVRESGHGT
- a CDS encoding tyrosine-type recombinase/integrase; amino-acid sequence: MQRILTSLDIYLQKSGVPLDKISIQKVDQFLALYNANYSIGTAKSNRSHLRLFLRYLYLNQYIKKDLAPLIVSPPEFGQLKPIKFLRAHEVQKLFDSLDLSTAKDLRTNAAIHLAYYLGLRPKEIRLLTLDDISFRQKEIFIRSRKNCNPAHLPLPDNIIKAITAYIVGGRPETQSRVLFLQLIPPYKPANRSDIPRDIKKCMTKSNLASSTYWLRHSFAQNMLEAGMPIYEIKEMMGHKSLDSTKKYLSIHIGLMREIILDETF
- a CDS encoding tyrosine-type recombinase/integrase, with amino-acid sequence MKRFKSFLAEQMEEFIEYRFQLGYSNTSMMYCLKVLDRYVSEKQVTWASFDPLFFIRFRANLDLEPRSINMIFRMIKIFFNYLIRKDVILENPLQEITELQENLVIPFIFSPEETDRFLKAVIKSMRTSQRFYVSDFSAYIAFLLMARCGLRTSETLNLLKTHYRPEERTIYIEKTKFRKDRLIPIPKAVAHEINNLLKVRRLFPDEDDSPFLLVKVKGNKLVRMFINRRFKQALTYINLEQPRKIIGTTNFSQPSHHSLRHSFAVNTLKRIKQQGKSCQNALPVLAAYMGHSKYKYTTYYLKVLDAEHRRQLFNFSISKSEDA
- a CDS encoding tyrosine-type recombinase/integrase, whose product is MRLTSCLHQYFYEYLPSIKGTSEQSVQAYRQSLSLFLHFLANHHSIKIKSLTIEHLTVDAVLAFLQHLEKNRKNSVQTRNQRLAVIKSLAKMIRFMHPDKKRIAEGLLNIPQKRSQKKVMGFLYPEEIMKVFSAVDLKKKEGMRDFTILHLLYDSGARASEIATLEFDYFDPENETIAVLGKGNRYRLINLCSRTASLISDYITNHRVDPIPLFAHRLFINQRKREMTRHGINKICRKYLTAVLPAKRLKGLSPAHCFRHSCAVNMVTLGAPVSDIKNRLGHQSIESTMTYLQLDLSKKREVQNTLMEYMQSKITHDKKIDELIDWENSAEILAWLDSL
- a CDS encoding HEPN domain-containing protein, yielding MHNSLQLFEKNIEESSQLLALFEFSSSNLPGMVFDDLLRAHLVYSISAFDKLIHDLVKIGMVEIFTNNRPATPKYLSEGISLEKHNKIASATIPPGEYYFENEVVRKLSFLSFQDPDKVADGLSFIWKESHKWQNIAAHMGVDQHTAKTTLKTIVARRNQIVHEADIDIATGQKYVIDKTEIETACNFILSCGQAIYNKVKI
- a CDS encoding ParA family protein encodes the protein MTKRIVFFNHKGGVSKTTSVYNLGWILSKNNRVLVVDADPQCNLSSLILGENFEKYYIDEETKEQNIKDGVKVAFEGKPVPIKEISCQSIERAPNLFLLAGHANLSEYESSLTFALTSSRSLATLQNLPGAFAELLRLTEEKYNIDFTLIDLNPSLSAINQNFFIISNGFIVPTNPDPFSIMALNTLKNILPKWFDWKTSTLEAFKEAAYPIPESTPYFLGTIIQRFNIRRGKAAAPYRNNIEEIKAITKDRLFPALNNASMVLPIEKYESANIKNENGFCMQEISDFQSLLPKSYEAGVPVYELTDAELDATGPVLAQLQERREAFNALFSELAEQVKKILKDA
- a CDS encoding YaeQ family protein codes for the protein MSTDKTDDNSCSKSLFKANITLADVDRNVYDTLNLTLSQHPSESVER
- a CDS encoding zinc ribbon domain-containing protein, with product MPIFEYTCKQCGKEFERVVFSGEEEKITCPECKSKDVKKNMSASTFMGNSIGSCATSFPKGPS
- a CDS encoding M20/M25/M40 family metallo-hydrolase, with the translated sequence MIDKERLGNRFADLARIDSESGNEAQIAKVLETQLTDLGAAVVFDDAGSKVNGDCGNLVATFKGNADVDPVMLSGHMDTVVPGKGVKVIFEDGVFRSDGTTILGSDDKSALAIILEVMQVVKDNNLPCPPVEVVMTVGEEQGLLGAKNLDCTMLKSKFGYILDAVDTEGIVNRAPAANKISAKIYGRAAHAGGSPENGISAIYAASCAIAKLELGRIDEETTCNLGLISGGAATNIVPEYVEIHGEARSHDPAKLDAITRTIVLTFENTMAQLQAEGETLPRVEMIVENDFPHTSIPDDHVVIKLAQKAAANLGRDLACKTSGGAADANVFFGKGIAAGVIGTGMTDVHTLQESIALKDMVSCAELVLEILQIHATGKATV
- the larC gene encoding nickel pincer cofactor biosynthesis protein LarC, which codes for MILYLDMMAGIAGDMFLGALVDLGVPVEWLKGKLSGILHGFDLRTEIVFRHHLRAVNLFVDVTDDVTHRHYTHIRHMIESADLPEKVRDNALEAFRHIAQAEAHIHGKDIETVHFHEIGGVDSLVDIIGSFLALDYLGVDQVAATPIPLGSGTIKCAHGTIPVPVPATVAILKGLEVTGSDAKTEIVTPTGASLVATLKPRFGGMPDMQIEKVGYGAGKRDTGASAPNLLRLVLGSPAAAKDCGDNILSDQVAVLYTNVDDMSPESLGFAMDRLMDKGALDVSFTPAFMKKNRPATRIEVICRKEQLKDLANVLLAETTSIGVRYHLCDRMILKREPVAVETRLGRVTAKKITSPNGEIRIRPEYDECKRIAREQNLPFYQVYEQILAESNPLDR